A stretch of Myxococcus hansupus DNA encodes these proteins:
- a CDS encoding energy transducer TonB, with protein sequence MFDSVLDRGQGPRSRFGVGATVSVILHVALFGLAVWLSTRPPPLEEKEIEVTLKATMAPPPPPPPPPPPPASSSKPKTEPKKPKKPDAIVQPKEIPKEAPKEVEPSEEPPAQEEASEEAVEGGVEGGVVGGVVGGVVGGVIGGVVGGQLGGTGTDVLPFGAGMTRPEKLSGPQPEYSREALEARVQGTMIVKCIVTVEGRVENCRIIKPLPHMDRAVLDALASSRYKPVTFQGRPVQVDYTFTLNFKLPR encoded by the coding sequence ATGTTCGATTCAGTCCTTGACCGTGGTCAGGGGCCCAGGTCGCGATTCGGCGTCGGGGCTACTGTCTCGGTTATCCTCCATGTGGCGCTGTTCGGACTGGCCGTCTGGCTGTCGACGCGTCCGCCACCGTTGGAGGAGAAGGAGATTGAGGTCACGCTGAAGGCGACCATGGCGCCGCCTCCTCCGCCTCCTCCACCTCCTCCGCCTCCCGCTTCTTCCAGCAAGCCGAAGACGGAGCCGAAGAAGCCCAAGAAGCCGGACGCGATCGTCCAGCCGAAGGAGATTCCGAAGGAGGCCCCGAAGGAAGTGGAGCCCTCCGAAGAGCCTCCCGCACAAGAAGAGGCCAGCGAAGAGGCCGTCGAAGGTGGCGTGGAAGGCGGCGTGGTGGGTGGCGTCGTCGGTGGCGTTGTCGGTGGTGTGATTGGCGGCGTGGTTGGCGGCCAGTTGGGCGGAACGGGAACCGACGTGCTCCCCTTCGGCGCGGGAATGACCCGTCCGGAGAAGCTGTCTGGCCCTCAGCCCGAGTACTCTCGTGAGGCGCTCGAGGCTCGCGTCCAGGGAACGATGATCGTGAAGTGCATCGTCACCGTGGAAGGTCGAGTGGAGAACTGCCGGATCATCAAGCCCCTGCCCCACATGGACCGGGCCGTCCTGGACGCGCTGGCGTCGTCGCGCTACAAGCCCGTCACGTTCCAGGGCCGTCCCGTGCAGGTGGACTACACCTTCACCCTGAACTTCAAGCTGCCGCGCTGA
- a CDS encoding MotA/TolQ/ExbB proton channel family protein: MQFTLAEIWEHTGLFARMIIFTLGIMSIASLVVMAERMIVFRKTRSDSRNFAAKMGAILAKGDLNTAANTNLGKDVGHLGRVINSGLTAYRISPNNKDVAVESVARALERQAQREVQSMKRGLGLLATVGSTAPFVGLLGTTMGIVNAFQLMAAAGSGGLGTISAGIAEALITTAFGLLVAIPAVMAYNFLQGWVDARSVDISESSNEFLDVVARHMGGGGAHSSHAA; encoded by the coding sequence ATGCAATTCACTCTCGCAGAAATCTGGGAGCACACGGGCCTCTTCGCCCGTATGATCATCTTCACCCTGGGCATCATGTCCATCGCCTCACTGGTCGTGATGGCGGAGCGCATGATCGTCTTCCGCAAGACGCGGTCTGACAGCCGCAACTTCGCCGCGAAGATGGGTGCCATCCTGGCCAAGGGCGACCTGAACACGGCCGCCAACACCAACCTGGGCAAGGACGTGGGCCACCTGGGACGCGTGATCAACTCCGGTCTGACGGCGTACCGGATCAGCCCGAACAACAAGGACGTCGCGGTGGAGTCGGTGGCCCGTGCGCTCGAGCGCCAGGCTCAGCGCGAGGTCCAGAGCATGAAGCGCGGCCTGGGCCTGCTGGCCACGGTCGGCTCCACGGCGCCGTTCGTCGGTCTGCTCGGAACCACGATGGGTATCGTCAACGCCTTCCAGTTGATGGCGGCGGCCGGCTCCGGCGGTCTGGGCACCATCTCGGCCGGTATCGCCGAGGCGCTCATCACCACCGCCTTCGGTCTGCTCGTGGCCATCCCCGCCGTGATGGCGTACAACTTCCTGCAGGGCTGGGTGGACGCGCGCTCGGTGGACATCTCCGAGTCGTCCAACGAGTTCCTGGACGTTGTTGCCCGCCACATGGGTGGTGGTGGCGCGCACTCCTCGCACGCGGCCTGA
- a CDS encoding ExbD/TolR family protein, with the protein MGMSAGPKGGVKSDINVTPLVDVVLVLLIIFMVVTPMLQRGKSVELPKATEIEKEGKGKEADPLILSITPDKKVFVENDQVDDQGLQEKLTAEMQQDPGKKILLKGDNAISVGDVRKVLDIARKSKAKQISLGVEEKK; encoded by the coding sequence ATGGGAATGTCAGCAGGCCCCAAGGGGGGCGTCAAGAGCGACATCAACGTCACGCCGCTGGTCGACGTGGTGCTGGTGCTCCTCATCATCTTCATGGTCGTCACCCCGATGCTCCAGCGCGGCAAGTCCGTGGAGCTTCCGAAGGCCACCGAGATCGAGAAGGAAGGAAAAGGCAAGGAAGCCGACCCACTCATCCTCTCCATCACCCCGGACAAGAAGGTGTTCGTGGAGAACGATCAGGTGGATGACCAGGGGCTCCAGGAGAAGCTCACCGCGGAGATGCAGCAGGACCCGGGCAAGAAGATCCTGCTCAAGGGTGACAACGCGATCAGCGTCGGTGACGTGCGCAAGGTGTTGGACATTGCTCGCAAGTCCAAGGCCAAGCAGATCTCCCTGGGCGTCGAGGAGAAGAAGTAA
- a CDS encoding ExbD/TolR family protein, which produces MAGRKQRQWVKPQAQPNSEINVTPLVDVVLVLLIIFMVVTPLLEKDIVVRVPDTEVEQDPTPPDPNDQQLVVQLDKDGGYSINTEKIPPADYVARLKRMLAAKKADDKVVFFMADDATNYGRLITALDGAKAAGAKVLGMATELPQNAIIQGTSVDTPTPAPTP; this is translated from the coding sequence ATGGCCGGACGCAAGCAACGGCAGTGGGTCAAGCCCCAGGCGCAGCCGAACTCGGAGATCAACGTCACGCCGCTGGTGGACGTGGTGCTGGTGCTCCTCATCATCTTCATGGTCGTCACCCCGCTCCTCGAGAAGGACATCGTGGTGCGGGTGCCGGACACCGAGGTCGAGCAGGATCCCACGCCTCCGGACCCGAACGACCAGCAGCTCGTGGTGCAGCTCGACAAGGACGGCGGCTACTCCATCAACACGGAGAAGATTCCTCCCGCCGACTACGTCGCGCGACTCAAGCGAATGCTGGCGGCGAAGAAGGCCGACGACAAGGTCGTCTTCTTCATGGCGGATGACGCCACCAACTACGGCCGGCTGATCACCGCGCTGGACGGCGCGAAGGCCGCCGGAGCGAAGGTGCTCGGCATGGCGACGGAGCTCCCGCAGAACGCCATCATCCAAGGCACCTCCGTCGACACGCCGACCCCGGCACCGACGCCCTGA
- a CDS encoding DUF2378 family protein, which produces MADELLIFEQTIEALYLRALHGRLTPECKARLRHAGLDVDQKLRPAYAFDAWMTFLRITSEELYPQLPLEQATGKLGEAYIEGFRETMLGRAVLSLLRVLGPRRTLMRATQNFRAGNNYTESKLREIGPTQFELWMNEVGPYPAFTAGIIHAGLRVAGAQDILIEMSGYDGHACVYRINWNEASVSSGVAGSGDSKAASRSGSISSL; this is translated from the coding sequence ATGGCCGACGAGCTTCTCATTTTCGAGCAGACCATCGAAGCCCTGTACCTGCGGGCACTGCACGGGCGCCTGACGCCCGAGTGCAAGGCGCGCCTGCGCCATGCGGGGCTCGACGTGGACCAGAAGCTCCGGCCCGCCTACGCGTTCGATGCGTGGATGACGTTCCTCCGCATCACCTCGGAAGAGCTCTACCCGCAGCTCCCCCTCGAGCAGGCAACCGGGAAGCTGGGCGAGGCCTACATCGAGGGCTTCCGTGAGACGATGCTGGGCCGCGCCGTGCTGTCGCTGCTGCGCGTGCTGGGCCCGCGGCGCACGCTGATGCGGGCCACCCAGAACTTCCGCGCTGGCAACAACTACACCGAGTCCAAGCTGCGCGAAATCGGCCCCACCCAGTTCGAGCTCTGGATGAACGAGGTGGGCCCCTACCCCGCCTTCACCGCGGGCATCATCCACGCGGGGCTGCGGGTGGCCGGCGCCCAGGACATCCTCATCGAGATGTCCGGGTACGACGGCCACGCTTGCGTCTACCGAATCAACTGGAACGAAGCCTCGGTCTCCTCGGGCGTCGCGGGCAGCGGAGACTCCAAGGCCGCCAGCAGGTCGGGATCCATCAGCTCCCTGTAG
- a CDS encoding YifB family Mg chelatase-like AAA ATPase, with product MLARVRSGALMGIDVVLVECEVDMALGLPYFSVVGQAEGAVRESKVRVISALKNTGFELPQKRITVNLAPADLKKEGAAFELPIALGVLAAAKLMDEGPLGRLLFGGELSLDGAVRPIKGVLPLAVAALRDGFEGVMVPAVNAEEASLVEGLNVFPVHTLREAVDHLTGARRITPYARDEVPSTSGPGATAPDMSDVRGQADLKLALEIAAAGGHNILMSGPPGSGKTMLARRLPGILPEMTFAEAMEVTKVYSVLGLLGEGHSLMRERPFRAPHHTLSDAGLVGGGPSARPGELSLAHNGVLFLDELPEFRRNVLEVLRQPMEEGVIHLARANQHISYPCRVMLVAAMNPCPCGYYNVPNRACTCGEQRVFDYHTRVSGPLLDRIDISLQTRPVEYHHMARSSAEEPPSQYYRERAQAARERQRVRYRDEPGVHCNAQLPAHLLRRHCVMSERAGAMLQLAMQRFGLSARAHDRIMKLALTRADLEGHGRIEDDDMKLAINCRMLDRRDWLQSKRQGPIPASQQDDAAWRNLAASGRASPLEDFEG from the coding sequence ATGCTGGCGAGGGTGCGGTCGGGGGCGTTGATGGGCATCGACGTGGTGCTGGTGGAGTGCGAGGTCGACATGGCGCTCGGCCTCCCCTACTTCAGTGTCGTCGGGCAAGCGGAGGGCGCGGTCCGGGAGTCGAAGGTCCGCGTCATCTCCGCGCTGAAGAACACGGGCTTCGAGCTGCCGCAGAAGCGCATCACGGTGAATCTGGCGCCCGCTGACTTGAAAAAAGAGGGCGCTGCCTTCGAGCTCCCCATCGCGCTGGGCGTCCTGGCGGCGGCAAAGCTGATGGATGAGGGACCATTGGGGCGACTCCTCTTTGGCGGCGAGCTGTCACTGGATGGTGCCGTCCGTCCCATCAAGGGCGTGCTTCCCCTCGCCGTGGCTGCGCTCCGTGACGGCTTCGAGGGCGTCATGGTGCCCGCGGTCAACGCGGAGGAAGCCTCGTTGGTGGAGGGCCTGAACGTTTTTCCGGTCCATACCCTGAGAGAGGCGGTGGACCACCTGACGGGTGCGCGCCGCATCACCCCCTATGCTCGGGACGAGGTCCCTTCCACCTCCGGCCCAGGAGCAACGGCTCCTGACATGTCCGACGTCCGGGGACAGGCCGATTTGAAGCTCGCATTGGAAATCGCGGCGGCGGGCGGCCACAACATCCTGATGTCGGGGCCTCCCGGCTCCGGCAAGACGATGCTGGCCCGGCGCCTGCCGGGAATCCTCCCGGAGATGACCTTCGCGGAGGCGATGGAGGTCACGAAGGTCTATTCGGTCCTCGGACTGCTGGGAGAAGGTCACTCGCTGATGCGGGAACGGCCCTTCCGCGCGCCCCACCACACGCTCTCCGACGCGGGGCTGGTGGGCGGTGGGCCTTCAGCGCGCCCCGGGGAGCTATCCCTCGCGCACAACGGCGTGCTGTTCCTGGACGAGCTTCCGGAGTTCCGCCGAAACGTGCTCGAGGTGCTGCGCCAGCCCATGGAGGAAGGCGTCATCCACCTGGCCCGAGCCAATCAGCACATCTCCTACCCCTGCCGGGTGATGCTGGTGGCGGCGATGAACCCGTGCCCGTGTGGCTACTACAACGTGCCGAACCGCGCCTGCACCTGCGGCGAACAGCGCGTCTTCGACTACCACACGCGCGTCAGTGGTCCGCTGCTGGACCGCATCGACATCAGCCTGCAGACCCGCCCGGTGGAGTACCACCACATGGCCCGCTCCTCCGCCGAAGAGCCGCCCAGCCAGTACTACCGCGAGCGTGCGCAGGCCGCGCGCGAGCGCCAACGCGTCCGGTACCGGGATGAGCCGGGCGTTCACTGCAACGCGCAGTTGCCCGCGCACCTGCTGCGCCGACATTGCGTGATGAGCGAGCGCGCGGGAGCGATGCTGCAACTGGCGATGCAGCGGTTCGGCCTGTCGGCGCGGGCGCATGACCGCATCATGAAGCTCGCATTGACGCGGGCGGACCTCGAAGGGCATGGCCGCATCGAGGACGACGATATGAAGCTCGCCATCAACTGCCGAATGCTGGACCGGCGAGACTGGCTCCAAAGCAAGCGCCAGGGGCCCATCCCCGCTTCGCAGCAGGATGATGCCGCCTGGCGCAACCTCGCCGCCTCGGGGCGGGCCAGTCCACTAGAGGACTTCGAGGGCTGA
- a CDS encoding NAD(P)/FAD-dependent oxidoreductase, with amino-acid sequence MSPKSKREDLPHVVILGGGFAGLYAARHLYKAPVRVTLVDRQNHHLFQPLLYQVATATLSPSEIAAPLRALLGRHQVGVVLAEVTGVDTAGKRVLLSDGELKYDYLVVATGATHSYFGNDKWAAFAPGLKSIEDAVQIRRRILVAFELAEREPDPEIRRSLLNFVIIGAGPTGVELAGSLAEISRHSLPGDFRNIDPKQARIILIEGVDRVLPAYPDDLSSKALRTLEKLGVEVRTGARVTNINEEGVFIGTEFIPARTVLWAAGVAASPVARSLGVELDRAGRVLVTPELTVPGHEDVFVVGDLASINDADGKPVPGLAPAAMQEGKHAAHNIRRRLQGKPMEPFSYWDRGSYAVIGRGHAVGIAFRRFKQSGFTAWMAWLLIHITFLIGFRSRLAVLLDWAYSYLTFGKSARIITGPAPRLDRLRRAPALPEGGEKASLPESHYAAKASGAEPVTPARH; translated from the coding sequence GTGAGCCCGAAATCAAAGCGCGAAGACCTGCCCCATGTGGTCATCCTCGGCGGTGGTTTTGCCGGCCTCTACGCCGCCCGCCACCTCTACAAGGCGCCTGTGCGCGTCACGTTGGTGGACCGGCAGAACCATCATCTGTTCCAGCCACTGCTCTACCAGGTGGCCACCGCGACGCTCAGCCCGAGCGAAATCGCCGCGCCGCTCCGAGCCTTGCTCGGCCGTCATCAGGTCGGCGTGGTGCTCGCGGAGGTGACGGGCGTGGACACCGCGGGCAAGCGGGTCCTGCTCTCGGATGGGGAGCTGAAATACGACTACCTCGTGGTCGCCACGGGCGCGACGCACTCGTACTTCGGCAACGACAAGTGGGCCGCCTTCGCTCCTGGATTGAAGTCCATCGAGGATGCGGTGCAGATTCGTCGCCGCATCCTGGTGGCGTTCGAATTGGCGGAGCGTGAACCGGACCCGGAGATCCGCCGCTCGCTGCTCAACTTCGTCATCATTGGCGCGGGCCCCACGGGTGTGGAACTCGCGGGCTCGTTGGCGGAAATCAGCCGCCACTCGCTTCCAGGAGACTTCCGCAACATCGACCCGAAACAGGCGCGCATCATCCTCATCGAGGGCGTCGACCGGGTGCTGCCCGCCTACCCCGACGACTTGTCGAGCAAGGCCCTCCGCACGTTGGAGAAGCTCGGGGTCGAGGTCAGGACAGGCGCCCGGGTGACCAACATCAACGAGGAAGGCGTCTTCATCGGAACCGAGTTCATTCCGGCGCGGACGGTGCTCTGGGCCGCGGGGGTCGCGGCGTCGCCGGTGGCGCGCTCGTTGGGCGTCGAACTCGACCGTGCCGGTCGGGTCCTCGTGACGCCCGAGCTGACGGTGCCGGGCCACGAGGACGTCTTCGTCGTCGGTGACCTGGCGTCGATCAACGACGCCGACGGCAAGCCCGTGCCTGGCCTCGCGCCCGCGGCGATGCAGGAAGGCAAACACGCCGCCCACAACATCCGTCGCCGGTTGCAGGGCAAGCCGATGGAGCCCTTCTCGTACTGGGACCGTGGCTCGTACGCCGTGATTGGCCGTGGGCACGCGGTCGGGATTGCGTTCCGTCGCTTCAAGCAGTCGGGCTTCACGGCCTGGATGGCCTGGCTGCTCATCCACATCACCTTCCTCATCGGCTTCCGGAGCCGGCTGGCCGTGCTGCTGGACTGGGCCTACTCGTACCTGACGTTCGGGAAGTCGGCGCGCATCATCACGGGGCCGGCGCCACGGTTGGACCGCCTGCGGCGGGCTCCGGCCCTCCCAGAGGGCGGCGAGAAAGCGTCGCTGCCCGAGTCTCACTACGCGGCCAAGGCTTCCGGCGCGGAACCTGTGACGCCCGCCAGGCACTGA